CATCGGTATCGGGAACAGGTTGATCAGCCCGATGCTGACCGAGAGGATTGCCGCCAGGTTGACCAGCGCGACAAAACCGAGGGTTGCGACCTGTGCTGAAACCTCGGCCACCCGGATCGGACCGCCAAGCTGGTCCGGCGATTCACGGCCGCGCACCACGCCGACCAGGTAGGACAGCGTGTGGTCGACGATGAACCAGGTTTCCTTGACGCCCAGCCATGCCGCCTGCGGCACGGAAAATTTCTCGGTCACGACGTCGGTCGCGGTCGGGTCGCGGGCGATGCCCAGCACGCCGATCCGCTGCTTGTTGCCGAACGTGTCGGTGACATCCTTGAGCACCGGGGTGGCGTCGAGCGCGATATCCGCGCCGCCGCGGTCGACGACGAAATGCAGCGTCTCGCCGGGCCGGAAGCCGACGGCCCGCTGCAGGTCGGTGAAGCTCGTGACCGCGTCGCCGTCGATCGAGACGATGACGTCGCCGACCTTGAACCCGGCGACCTCGGCCGCGCTGCCCGCGGTCACGCGATCGACCCGCGCCGAGATCGTCTCGCGGCCGACGATCGAGAAGATCGCGGTGAAAATGGCGATGGCCAGCACGAAATTGGCGATCGGCCCGGCCGCCACGATGGCGGCGCGAGCACCGACGCTCTTGCCGGCGAACGTGCGCGACCGCTCCTCAGCCGGCATCGCCTCCAATGCCGCACGGCTGGGGGTCGAGGCCTCGCTGTCGTCGCCGAGAAACTTGACGTAGCCGCCGAGCGGGATGAGCGACAGGCGCCACCGCGTGCCCTTGCGGTCGGTGAAGCCGATCAGCTCGGGGCCGAAGCCGACGGAGAAGGTGCGCACGAACACACCGCACCAGCGGGCGACGACGAAGTGGCCGAGCTCGTGGAAGAAGACGACGATGGTGAGCACAAACAGGAAGGGCAGGATGTAGCCCGCGGCACTGGAGCCGACACTACCGAACCAATTGGCAAGCATCACCGTTCCTTCTCAGCCTGACCTGGCAACCAACTGGCCGGCAATGCGCCGCGCTTCCGCGTCGAGCGCGACGGCTTCCTCGATTGTGGCCGGAGCCCGGTTAATCAATTCCGCCGCCTTGTACAGCGTGTCGGCGACCATTCGGGCGATTTCAAGGAAGCCGATCTTGCCGGCCAGAAAAGCCATGACCGCTATCTCGTTGGCCGCGCTGAGGATATTGGTCGCCGCCCCGCCCGCCTCCAGCGCCTCGCCGGCAATCCGCAGCGCCGGGAAGCGATCGGGATCGGGGGCGCTGAATTCGAGATGGGCGATCTCGGCGAGGTCCAGCCGCCGCCCGGCGCCGCGACTCGGCTGCGGCCATGCCAGGCAGTGGGCGATGGGCGTGCGCATGTCAGGCGCCGAAAGCGCCGCCATGAGGTAGCCGTTGGTGAACGACACAAGACCGTGGACGATGGACTGCGGATGGATCAGCACGCCAAGGCGATCGGCCGGCTGGTCGAAAAGATAGTGGGCCTCGATCAGCTCGAGGCCCTTGTTCATCAGCGTCGCGGAATCGATCGTGATCTTCGGTCCCATCGACCATTTCGGATGGCGGAGCGCCTCCGCCGCGGTCGCCTTCGCCATCTGCTCCAGCGACCAGGTGCGGAAGGGGCCACCCGACGCGGTGACGAGGATCCGCTCGACGCTCGCGTGATCGCGGCCCTCCAGAATCTGGAAGATGGCGTTGTGCTCGGAATCGACCGGCAGCAGCGCCGAGCCGGTGCGCTTGACCGCGCCCATGAACAGCGCGCCGGCCGAGACCAGGCACTCCTTGTTGGCGAGCGCGACGCAGGTGCCCGCGCTGACCGCCGCGTAGGTCGGCGCCAGACCGGCCGCGCCGACGATGGCCGCAACCACGACATCGACCGGGCGGAGCGCCGCCTCGACAACGGCGGCCGGACCGGCCGCCGCGGCGATGCCCGTGCCGGCGAGTGCGGCCTTGAGGTCGGCGTATCCGGCAGGGTCGGCAAGCACCGCGATCCGCGCCCCGGCCTTCCGCGCCAGCGCGGCAAGCTGCACGGCGTTGGCATTGGCGGTGACGGCCTCAACCGCGAAGGCTTCAGGACGCTCGGCAAGCACCGACAGGGTGCTGGTGCCGATGGAGCCGGTGGCGCCGAGGATGGTGACCCGCCGCGGCGCGACGGCGGGGGAATGTCCGAGCGCAGCGGCGCGGGCGCTCACCATTGCAGCAGCCCGACCGAGACATTGGCGCCGGCATGCAGCCAGCCGATGATGGCGGCGGCGCCGGCGGCGGTCGCCAGCCCATCGACGCGGTCCATCAATCCGCCGTGACCTGGGATGATCGTGCCGGAATCCTTGGCGCCGAACATGCGCTTGACCCAAGACTCGAACAGGTCGCCGGCCTGCGAGACGACCGACAGAACGGCCGCGATGACGACCAGCGGCGCGGTGACCGGAATGCCGGCGAGGATGGCGACGACGATGCCGGCGACGACGCCGAGCAGAAGGCCGCCGATCGCGCCGGCCTGCGTCTTGTTGGGCGAGATCTGCGGCGCGAGCTTGGCGCCGCCGATCGCGCGGCCGGCGAAATAGGCGCCGGTGTCGGTCGCCCAGACGATGGCGAGCACCACCAGTACCGCCTGCAGCCCGCCGGGCGTCAGGCGCAGCACCAGCAGCCCGACGCCAAGCATCGCCGCGTAGGCAACGCCCAGCGGCCGCCAGACGCTGAGCGTCAGCGCCGAGAACGCGATGGCGAGCGCCACCAGCGTGAGGCCGCCGATGACGAGGCCCATCGCCGTCATCGCGATGGCGAGCACCAGGGCGACGGTGAACACCGCGCCGGGAAATGCCGCGCGGTCGGTGAGGCTCACCCATTCGAGATGGAAGATGGCGGTCACCACCGCCAGAACGATCGCCGCCGCCCATCCGCCGAAAATCGCGCCGATGAGGGCGATCGCGGCCAGTGCCAGCGCGGAGAGAAGGCGGACGAGGAGTTCGTTGCCGCTGCCGGCCGGCGTCAGGCGCGCGCCGCCGGCGCTCTGGTCGGTCAAGCCGAACCCCGGCCGCCGTAGCGGCGCGTGCGGCCGCCGAATTCTTCGATCGCGGCCCGCAGCGCGTCGATGCCGAAGTCGGGCCACAGCACCGGCACGAAAACCAGCTCGGAATAGGCCGACTGCCACAACAGGAAATTCGACAGGCGGAGCTCGCCGCTGGTGCGAATGATGAGATCGGGATCGGGGAACGAGGCGGTGTCGAGGCGGCCGCTGATCGTCGCCTCGGTGATCGCCGCCGGCTCGACCTTGCCCGACTTGACGTCCTCGGCGAGCGCCTGCACGGCGCGCACGATCTCGTCGCGGGCGCCATAGTTGAAGGCGAAGATCAGCTCCAGCGCGCGGTTATTGGCGGTCAGCGCCTCGGCTTCCTCGATCATGCGGAGAATGTCGCCCGGCAGCCCGGCGCGCTTGCCGATGACCGTGATGCGCACGCCGGCGGCATGCAACTCGGCCACGTCACGGCGGATGTAGTGGCGAAACAGGCCGAACAGGAAATCGACTTCCTCGGCGGGCCGCGACCAGTTTTCCGACGAGAAGGAGAACAGCGTCAGGTGATGGACACCGAGATCGATAGCGCCCTTGACGGTGCGCCGCACGGCCTCGACCCCGCGGCGATGACCTTCGCTGCGCGGCAGGCCCCTCGCCTTCGCCCAGCGGCCGTTGCCGTCCATGATGATCGCGACATGCCGCGGCAGGCCCGCTCCCGAGCGCGCCTCCGGCACTGTCTGCTGATCGGCAAGGACTGGCATCAGCTTTTGTTTCCGGTCGTCAGACCTGGGTTATCTCGGCTTCCTTGGTCGCCAGGATCGAGTCGATCTCGGCGATCGTATCGTCGGTGAATTTCTGGATCTGATCGGTCTGCCGGCGCTGGTCGTCCTCGCTCAGCGTCTTGGCTTCCTTCTTGACCAGATCGTGACCGTCGCGGCGCACGTGGCGCACGGCGACGCGCGCCTGCTCGGCATATTTGTGCGCGATCTTGACCAGCTCCTGCCGGCGGTCGGCGGTGAGATCGGGGATCGGGATGCGCAAAAGCGTCCCGTCCATGATCGGGTTGAGGCCGAGGTTCGCCTCGCGGATGGCGCGGTCGACGGCGCTGACCAGCGCCTTGTCCCACACCTGCACCGACAGCATGCGCGACTCCGGTACGCTGATCGAGGCGACCTGGTTGAGCGGCATCGAGGCGCCGTAGGCATCGACGTAGATCGGCTCGAGCAGGCTCGACGAGGCGCGACCGGTCCTCAGCCCCGAAAGCTCGCCCTTGAGCGAGGCCACCGCACCTGCCATGCGCCGCTTGATTTCGCCGGTATCCATTGCTTCCTCTGCTTACAAATCAAATACTTATGGTTCGTTACGGGCTTTTGCGAGGACCGGCAAGCAGGACTAGCCGGAGACGATGGTCGCCCGCCCGGTGCCCTTCAGAATATCAACGAAGGCGCCCGGCTGCAGGATCGAAAATACGACCAGCGGAATGTTGTTGTCCCGCGCCAGCGCCACCGCCCCGACGTCCATGACCTGCAGCCCCTGCTTGACGACGGCGTCGTAGGTCAGCGTGTCGTAGCGGGTGGCCGTCTTGTCCTTCTTCGGGTCGGCGGTATAGACGCCGTCGACCTGCGTGCCCTTGAACAGCGCGTCGCAGCCCATCTCGGCCGCACGCAGCGCCGCGCCGGAATCGGTGGTGACGAACGGGTTGCCGGTGCCGGCCGCGAACAGCACGACGTCGCCCGCTTCGAACGCGGCTTCGGCACTGCGCTGGTTGAAGGTTTCGCAGATCGCCGGCATGGCGAGCGCCGAGAAGATGCGCGTCGGCGTGCCGAGCGCGCCGAGCTTCTGCTGCAGGGCGATGGAGTTCAGCACCGTCGCCAGCATGCCCATCTGGTCGCCGGCGACGCGATTGCCGCCGGCCTTCTGGATGCTCATGCCGCGGTAGATGTTGCCGCCGCCGGCCACGACGCCGATCTTGACGCCCAGCTTCGCGGCCTCGGCGATCTCGCCGGCGATGCGGGTGAGCACCGCGTCGTCAATGCCGAAGGTCTGGTTGCCGAGTAGCGCTTCGCCCGAAACCTTGAGGAGGACCCTCTTGAAGCGAAGCGGTGCGGGCATGGCTCGACTCGTTGCTGGAGGCCGGCTTTCCGATACACGAAGCCGGCTTGCCTGTCACCGACAGGGGCTAGGGCGAAATGCCGGCTTTCGCCAGCCCTTCCCGCAGCTTGTCCATGTATTCGGCCGACAGCGGCAGCCGGGCGACGTGGACCTCGAAATCGAACCCCGGATTGACCCGCAGCATATCCGCCCAAGCCGCCCGCGCCTCCTCGATATGTCCCTGAAAAGACAGGGCAACTGCCAGATAGGCCCGCGACACGTCGGTGTTCGGCACGATCAGGATGCGCTCGCGGAACAATGCCGCCGCGGTCTCGTACTTGCCGGCGAGCAGATAGGCGGTGCCGAGATAATGCAGGTAGCCGTGCGCCCAGGCGGGATCGAGCCGCATGGCGGCCTCCATGCCGGCGATGGCCTCATCGGCCCGGTTGCGGCTGAGCAGCAGCACGGCCTGCATCGACATGGTGAGCGCGTCGTTCGGATTGAGCGCCGCGGCGAGGTCGAGTTCCACCCGCGCCTCGTCGAATTTCCGCTCGACCTGCAGGACGAGCGACAACGCGGCGTGACCGAGGACGTCCTGCGGCGCCTTCTCGACGGCGGCGAGCGCCAGTCGGTGCGCCTCGGCGAGCGAGTCCCTGTGGCGGTCGCTCCATTCGTTGAGGAAGTCGTTGACGTAAGCCACGGCCAGCCACCCGTACGGCCGGGCGAAATCCGGATCGAGTTCCAGCGCGCGGCGGAGCAGCACGCTGCCGCTGAGGAACACCTCGCGGTTGACGATGGCGCCGCTCAGCATGGCGCGGCCGCGGAAATAGGCGTCCTGCGCCTCGGGATTATTCGTGCCACTGTCCGAGGCCGAAGGCAGCGCGCCGGGGCTGAGCTTGATCTTGAGTGCGCCGACGATCTCGCGGGTCAGCTCGTCCTGTACGGCGAAGATATCGGTGAGGTCGCGGTCGTAGCGGTCCGCCCAGAGATGGCCGCCGCTGGCGCCGTCGATCAACTGCGCGGTGACCCTCACGCGGTTTCCGACGCGCCGGATGGAACCCTCCAGCACCGAGCGCACATGCAGCGCCCCGGCGATCGTCGGGATGTCGACGTGCCGGCCCTTGTAGGCGAAGGTCGAGTTGCGCGCGATGACCATCAGCCCGGGCACCTTGGATAGGTCCGTGATGATGTCCTCGGTCATGCCGTCGGAGAAATACTCCTGCTCCGGATCGCCGGACATGTTGGCGAACGGCAGTACCGCGATCGAGGGCGCGTCGGGCAACGCCGGCTGCGGCGACATGGCGGCGGCAGGCGGCCGCCGCGCGTCCGCCGTCGGGCGCCATTTCCAGATACGGATCGGGCGCGCGATGTTCTTGGCCTGCACCTCGCCGCCGTCGGCGAAGGCAACCTCGACGCGGCCGCCGATGCTTTCGTGCACGATCGACGAGATGCAGATGCCGCCCGGATCGGCGAGCGGCTCCAGCCGCGCCGCGATGTTGACGCCGTCGCCGTAGATGTCGTCGCCGTCGATGATGACGTCGCCGAGGTTGATGCCGATGCGCAGCGTGATCCTGCCGTCGCCGGCGCGCTGGATAGCGAGCGCGCAGTTGACCGCGTCGACGACGCTGCCGAACTCGACCAGCGTGCCGTCGCCCATCAGCTTCACGATGCGGCCGTGGTGGCGCACGACGTTCGGATCGAAGACGGCTTCGCGGTGATGTTTCAGGGCGGTGAGCGTGCCCGACTCGTCGGCCGCCATCAGGCGCGAATAGCCGACGACGTCGGCGGCCAGTACGGCCGCAAGCCTGCGCGATGCATCACCCTCAGCCATGCGGCAATACCTATTGCCTCACGCCGGAGAACGCCACCCGCGAACGGATGGCGTCATGGGGCTACGGCTTCTTGGCACCCGCGGCAGCGGCGACCTCGGCGGCGAAGTCGCTCTCCGCCTTCTCGACGCCCTCGCCCAGCCGGAAGGCGACGAACTCGGTCACCTTGATCGGCGCGCCGATGGTGGGCTCGGCCGCCTTCAGCGCCTGCTCGACGGTCTTCTCGGTATCGACGACGAAGGCCTGCGTCAGCAGCACGACCTCCTCGTAGAACTTGCGCAGCCGCCCATCGACCATCTTCTCGATGATCGCCTCGGGCTTGCCGCTCTCGCGCGCCTGCTCGGCGAACACGGCGCGCTCGCGCGCCACGACGCCGGCATCGATTTCCTCGGCCCGAACGGCGAGCGGGCTCGCGGCGGCAACGTGCATCGCCACCTGCCTGCCGATCTGGGTGAGCTTCTCGGCGTTGCCGGAAGACTCCAGCCCGACGATGACGCCGATCTTGCCGAGGCCCGG
The sequence above is drawn from the Bauldia sp. genome and encodes:
- the dxr gene encoding 1-deoxy-D-xylulose-5-phosphate reductoisomerase — protein: MVSARAAALGHSPAVAPRRVTILGATGSIGTSTLSVLAERPEAFAVEAVTANANAVQLAALARKAGARIAVLADPAGYADLKAALAGTGIAAAAGPAAVVEAALRPVDVVVAAIVGAAGLAPTYAAVSAGTCVALANKECLVSAGALFMGAVKRTGSALLPVDSEHNAIFQILEGRDHASVERILVTASGGPFRTWSLEQMAKATAAEALRHPKWSMGPKITIDSATLMNKGLELIEAHYLFDQPADRLGVLIHPQSIVHGLVSFTNGYLMAALSAPDMRTPIAHCLAWPQPSRGAGRRLDLAEIAHLEFSAPDPDRFPALRIAGEALEAGGAATNILSAANEIAVMAFLAGKIGFLEIARMVADTLYKAAELINRAPATIEEAVALDAEARRIAGQLVARSG
- a CDS encoding adenylate/guanylate cyclase domain-containing protein encodes the protein MAEGDASRRLAAVLAADVVGYSRLMAADESGTLTALKHHREAVFDPNVVRHHGRIVKLMGDGTLVEFGSVVDAVNCALAIQRAGDGRITLRIGINLGDVIIDGDDIYGDGVNIAARLEPLADPGGICISSIVHESIGGRVEVAFADGGEVQAKNIARPIRIWKWRPTADARRPPAAAMSPQPALPDAPSIAVLPFANMSGDPEQEYFSDGMTEDIITDLSKVPGLMVIARNSTFAYKGRHVDIPTIAGALHVRSVLEGSIRRVGNRVRVTAQLIDGASGGHLWADRYDRDLTDIFAVQDELTREIVGALKIKLSPGALPSASDSGTNNPEAQDAYFRGRAMLSGAIVNREVFLSGSVLLRRALELDPDFARPYGWLAVAYVNDFLNEWSDRHRDSLAEAHRLALAAVEKAPQDVLGHAALSLVLQVERKFDEARVELDLAAALNPNDALTMSMQAVLLLSRNRADEAIAGMEAAMRLDPAWAHGYLHYLGTAYLLAGKYETAAALFRERILIVPNTDVSRAYLAVALSFQGHIEEARAAWADMLRVNPGFDFEVHVARLPLSAEYMDKLREGLAKAGISP
- the pyrH gene encoding UMP kinase, whose translation is MPAPLRFKRVLLKVSGEALLGNQTFGIDDAVLTRIAGEIAEAAKLGVKIGVVAGGGNIYRGMSIQKAGGNRVAGDQMGMLATVLNSIALQQKLGALGTPTRIFSALAMPAICETFNQRSAEAAFEAGDVVLFAAGTGNPFVTTDSGAALRAAEMGCDALFKGTQVDGVYTADPKKDKTATRYDTLTYDAVVKQGLQVMDVGAVALARDNNIPLVVFSILQPGAFVDILKGTGRATIVSG
- the frr gene encoding ribosome recycling factor, translating into MDTGEIKRRMAGAVASLKGELSGLRTGRASSSLLEPIYVDAYGASMPLNQVASISVPESRMLSVQVWDKALVSAVDRAIREANLGLNPIMDGTLLRIPIPDLTADRRQELVKIAHKYAEQARVAVRHVRRDGHDLVKKEAKTLSEDDQRRQTDQIQKFTDDTIAEIDSILATKEAEITQV
- the rseP gene encoding RIP metalloprotease RseP; its protein translation is MLANWFGSVGSSAAGYILPFLFVLTIVVFFHELGHFVVARWCGVFVRTFSVGFGPELIGFTDRKGTRWRLSLIPLGGYVKFLGDDSEASTPSRAALEAMPAEERSRTFAGKSVGARAAIVAAGPIANFVLAIAIFTAIFSIVGRETISARVDRVTAGSAAEVAGFKVGDVIVSIDGDAVTSFTDLQRAVGFRPGETLHFVVDRGGADIALDATPVLKDVTDTFGNKQRIGVLGIARDPTATDVVTEKFSVPQAAWLGVKETWFIVDHTLSYLVGVVRGRESPDQLGGPIRVAEVSAQVATLGFVALVNLAAILSVSIGLINLFPIPMLDGGHLLYFLAEAIRGKPLSDRVQDIGFRIGLAAVLALMIFATWNDIIHLSSL
- a CDS encoding isoprenyl transferase encodes the protein MPVLADQQTVPEARSGAGLPRHVAIIMDGNGRWAKARGLPRSEGHRRGVEAVRRTVKGAIDLGVHHLTLFSFSSENWSRPAEEVDFLFGLFRHYIRRDVAELHAAGVRITVIGKRAGLPGDILRMIEEAEALTANNRALELIFAFNYGARDEIVRAVQALAEDVKSGKVEPAAITEATISGRLDTASFPDPDLIIRTSGELRLSNFLLWQSAYSELVFVPVLWPDFGIDALRAAIEEFGGRTRRYGGRGSA
- a CDS encoding phosphatidate cytidylyltransferase is translated as MTDQSAGGARLTPAGSGNELLVRLLSALALAAIALIGAIFGGWAAAIVLAVVTAIFHLEWVSLTDRAAFPGAVFTVALVLAIAMTAMGLVIGGLTLVALAIAFSALTLSVWRPLGVAYAAMLGVGLLVLRLTPGGLQAVLVVLAIVWATDTGAYFAGRAIGGAKLAPQISPNKTQAGAIGGLLLGVVAGIVVAILAGIPVTAPLVVIAAVLSVVSQAGDLFESWVKRMFGAKDSGTIIPGHGGLMDRVDGLATAAGAAAIIGWLHAGANVSVGLLQW